In Anser cygnoides isolate HZ-2024a breed goose chromosome 14, Taihu_goose_T2T_genome, whole genome shotgun sequence, one genomic interval encodes:
- the INSYN2B gene encoding protein INSYN2B isoform X2 produces MTNEMGRKETHYLQTLNCDSVAQQNMKMRPVLLKRNSLDSVDFMRQPHHRRSKSQQVRFKDDGMNTKAAGVTELGTNPAQNIALMTTNKEVARHHNFLLQSPSFPKAQKGLQNIAIQTSPSLRKHFPVFRRRKLAVSKSLTEMPTEAENCIQANGNLSEQDIMSSDFCYLRITNHLEDGFRNSKVNSQLSQRLSEAQRNGPIHTDDFSVTEKTTVSTQVPEYIHVNFPQNSNTSMDAPDTTVNLSNSLHSSTIINGNENNENSMLSSDCEKINPCLSHSANYSECNPHSDSCEGDKSDSELLIVSTGASSQETTPLSLPSNHSVSPCSLRDHQQAGEHKTGSSCVTLTNDDHTVMSLTSSNASKSISSCNTEIEKNSTPSDVSQCNSCLEGFHIKSYLPRNETNPQTNKEITEINQIHLAHGELCALQGRLQSVEESLLSNQEKIKVLLNVIQDLEKSRALSEGRNFFHTGQDLNNCSTCQNTACIIYSVEYDFRQQEGRFHQILKRLEHEEQNPASPQKLSSDHPVPEKKELRRKTKKVKKKCFWWI; encoded by the exons ATGACAAATGAAATGGGTCGCAAAGAAACACATTATTTGCAGACTTTAAACTGTGATTCAGTGGCacagcaaaacatgaaaatgcGTCCAGTGCTGCTGAAGAGGAACAGTCTGGATTCAGTTGATTTTATGAGACAGCCACACCACCGCAGAAGCAAATCCCAGCAAGTTCGTTTCAAAGATGATGGTATGAACACGAAGGCGGCAGGTGTCACTGAACTGGGTACTAATCCAGCCCAAAATATTGCATTAATGACCACAAATAAAGAAGTAGCTAGGCACCACAATTTCTTGCTACAATCTCCATCTTTTCCCAAGGCTCAGAAGGGGCTTCAAAATATTGCCATACAAACATCTCCTAGCCTCAGGAAACACTTCCCtgtttttagaagaagaaaactggCAGTAAGCAAATCATTAACAGAAATGCCAACCGAGGCTGAAAATTGCATCCAAGCAAATGGCAATCTTTCTGAGCAAGATATTATGTCTTCAGACTTCTGTTATTTAAGAATAACTAATCATTTGGAAGATGGATTTAGGAATAGTAAGGTAAACAGCCAGTTAAGTCAAAGACTATCAGAAGCACAAAGAAACGGACCTATCCATACAGATGATTTCTCAGTAACAGAAAAGACAACTGTTTCTACACAGGTGCCTGAATACATTCATGTGAATTTTCCACAAAACAGCAATACTTCCATGGATGCACCAGACACAACCGTGAACTTAAGTAATTCACTGCATTCTTCTACTATCATAAATGGCAATGAGAACAATGAAAATAGCATGCTGTCATCTGattgtgaaaaaataaaccCTTGCCTAAGCCATTCCGCTAATTACAGTGAATGTAATCCTCATTCTGACTCTTGCGAAGGAGATAAAAGTGACTCTGAGCTGCTTATAGTCAGCACAGGTGCAAGCAGTCAGGAAACTACTCCATTATCACTTCCATCAAATCACAGCGTATCTCCTTGTTCCCTCAGAGACCATCAACAGGCAGGAGAGCATAAAACAGGTTCCAGCTGTGTGACACTAACAAATGATGATCACACAGTCATGTCATTGACCAGCAGTAATGCATCAAAATCTATTTCTTCATGCAATACTGAAATTGAGAAAAATTCTACCCCATCTGATGTTTCCCAGTGTAACAGCTGTTTAGAAGGATTTCACATAAAGTCTTATCTGCCAAGGAATGaaacaaacccacaaaccaACAAAGAGATTactgaaataaatcaaattcaTCTGGCACATGGTGAACTATGTGCCCTACAAGGCAGGCTACAATCTGTAGAGGAATCCTTGCTGTCGAACCAGGAGAAGATTAAAGTCCTTTTGAATGTAATTCAAGACCTTGAAAAATCCAGAGCCCTCAGTGAAGG GCGGAACTTTTTTCACACTGGTCAAGACCTCAACAACTGCAGCACCTGTCAGAACACCGCATGTATCATTTACAG CGTAGAATATGACTTCAGACAACAAGAAGGAAGATTTCATCAGATTTTGAAAAGACTGGAACATGAAGAGCAAAATCCAGCTTCACCTCAAAAACTATCATCTGATCATCCAGTTCCCGAGAAAAAAGagttaagaagaaaaacaaaaaaggtgaaaaaaaaatgtttctggtgGATTTGA
- the INSYN2B gene encoding protein INSYN2B isoform X1: protein MTNEMGRKETHYLQTLNCDSVAQQNMKMRPVLLKRNSLDSVDFMRQPHHRRSKSQQVRFKDDGMNTKAAGVTELGTNPAQNIALMTTNKEVARHHNFLLQSPSFPKAQKGLQNIAIQTSPSLRKHFPVFRRRKLAVSKSLTEMPTEAENCIQANGNLSEQDIMSSDFCYLRITNHLEDGFRNSKVNSQLSQRLSEAQRNGPIHTDDFSVTEKTTVSTQVPEYIHVNFPQNSNTSMDAPDTTVNLSNSLHSSTIINGNENNENSMLSSDCEKINPCLSHSANYSECNPHSDSCEGDKSDSELLIVSTGASSQETTPLSLPSNHSVSPCSLRDHQQAGEHKTGSSCVTLTNDDHTVMSLTSSNASKSISSCNTEIEKNSTPSDVSQCNSCLEGFHIKSYLPRNETNPQTNKEITEINQIHLAHGELCALQGRLQSVEESLLSNQEKIKVLLNVIQDLEKSRALSEGRNFFHTGQDLNNCSTCQNTACIIYSVEYDFRQQEGRFHQILKRLEHEEQNPASPQKLSSDHPVPEKKELRRKTKKCLILEFQIVHNC from the exons ATGACAAATGAAATGGGTCGCAAAGAAACACATTATTTGCAGACTTTAAACTGTGATTCAGTGGCacagcaaaacatgaaaatgcGTCCAGTGCTGCTGAAGAGGAACAGTCTGGATTCAGTTGATTTTATGAGACAGCCACACCACCGCAGAAGCAAATCCCAGCAAGTTCGTTTCAAAGATGATGGTATGAACACGAAGGCGGCAGGTGTCACTGAACTGGGTACTAATCCAGCCCAAAATATTGCATTAATGACCACAAATAAAGAAGTAGCTAGGCACCACAATTTCTTGCTACAATCTCCATCTTTTCCCAAGGCTCAGAAGGGGCTTCAAAATATTGCCATACAAACATCTCCTAGCCTCAGGAAACACTTCCCtgtttttagaagaagaaaactggCAGTAAGCAAATCATTAACAGAAATGCCAACCGAGGCTGAAAATTGCATCCAAGCAAATGGCAATCTTTCTGAGCAAGATATTATGTCTTCAGACTTCTGTTATTTAAGAATAACTAATCATTTGGAAGATGGATTTAGGAATAGTAAGGTAAACAGCCAGTTAAGTCAAAGACTATCAGAAGCACAAAGAAACGGACCTATCCATACAGATGATTTCTCAGTAACAGAAAAGACAACTGTTTCTACACAGGTGCCTGAATACATTCATGTGAATTTTCCACAAAACAGCAATACTTCCATGGATGCACCAGACACAACCGTGAACTTAAGTAATTCACTGCATTCTTCTACTATCATAAATGGCAATGAGAACAATGAAAATAGCATGCTGTCATCTGattgtgaaaaaataaaccCTTGCCTAAGCCATTCCGCTAATTACAGTGAATGTAATCCTCATTCTGACTCTTGCGAAGGAGATAAAAGTGACTCTGAGCTGCTTATAGTCAGCACAGGTGCAAGCAGTCAGGAAACTACTCCATTATCACTTCCATCAAATCACAGCGTATCTCCTTGTTCCCTCAGAGACCATCAACAGGCAGGAGAGCATAAAACAGGTTCCAGCTGTGTGACACTAACAAATGATGATCACACAGTCATGTCATTGACCAGCAGTAATGCATCAAAATCTATTTCTTCATGCAATACTGAAATTGAGAAAAATTCTACCCCATCTGATGTTTCCCAGTGTAACAGCTGTTTAGAAGGATTTCACATAAAGTCTTATCTGCCAAGGAATGaaacaaacccacaaaccaACAAAGAGATTactgaaataaatcaaattcaTCTGGCACATGGTGAACTATGTGCCCTACAAGGCAGGCTACAATCTGTAGAGGAATCCTTGCTGTCGAACCAGGAGAAGATTAAAGTCCTTTTGAATGTAATTCAAGACCTTGAAAAATCCAGAGCCCTCAGTGAAGG GCGGAACTTTTTTCACACTGGTCAAGACCTCAACAACTGCAGCACCTGTCAGAACACCGCATGTATCATTTACAG CGTAGAATATGACTTCAGACAACAAGAAGGAAGATTTCATCAGATTTTGAAAAGACTGGAACATGAAGAGCAAAATCCAGCTTCACCTCAAAAACTATCATCTGATCATCCAGTTCCCGAGAAAAAAGagttaagaagaaaaacaaaaaag tgTCTGATCTTGGAATTCCAAATTGTACACAATTGTTAA